Proteins from a genomic interval of Orbaceae bacterium lpD02:
- a CDS encoding PTS mannose/fructose/sorbose transporter subunit IIC produces MEISILQIILLFIYACIAGIGSVLDEFQTHRPLIACTMVGLILGDVEKGVILGGFLEFIALGWMNIGAAQSPDSALASIISTILVIVGKQDIPTGIAIALPVAAAGQILTVFSRTITVFFQHAADRAALQAKFHTLDLLHVSALFVQALRVAIPSLIIAIYVDAATLNSLLNDIPEVITRGLQVAGGFIVVVGYAMVLNMMWVKYLVPFFFAGFLVGGYLDFSLLAFGALGAIIAIIYIQLNPNYKKLPTAAVVTNTNDTAFDELDD; encoded by the coding sequence ATGGAGATAAGTATATTACAAATAATTTTGCTATTCATTTACGCCTGTATTGCAGGTATTGGTAGTGTGCTCGATGAATTTCAAACTCACCGGCCTTTAATTGCTTGTACGATGGTCGGTTTAATATTAGGTGATGTTGAAAAAGGTGTTATTTTAGGTGGATTTCTTGAATTTATCGCGCTAGGTTGGATGAATATTGGCGCGGCACAATCGCCCGACTCAGCATTAGCCAGTATTATTTCAACTATTTTAGTTATTGTTGGAAAGCAAGACATTCCAACAGGTATCGCTATTGCTTTGCCTGTCGCTGCAGCAGGGCAAATTCTAACTGTATTTTCTCGTACCATTACTGTTTTTTTCCAGCATGCTGCAGATAGAGCGGCACTACAAGCTAAATTTCATACATTAGATTTGCTGCACGTTTCGGCGCTCTTCGTTCAAGCATTACGTGTTGCGATCCCATCGCTAATCATCGCAATTTATGTTGATGCCGCAACATTAAATTCACTGCTCAATGATATTCCAGAGGTGATAACCCGAGGGTTACAAGTAGCGGGAGGCTTTATTGTGGTAGTTGGTTATGCCATGGTCCTTAATATGATGTGGGTGAAATACCTTGTACCATTCTTTTTTGCCGGCTTTTTGGTAGGCGGCTATCTTGATTTTAGTTTGCTTGCTTTTGGCGCATTAGGGGCCATTATTGCAATTATCTATATTCAACTTAACCCTAATTATAAAAAATTACCGACCGCTGCTGTAGTCACAAATACAAATGATACCGCCTTCGATGAATTAGATGACTAG
- a CDS encoding mannose/fructose/sorbose PTS transporter subunit IIB, which produces MIINFARIDDRLIHGQVTTVWVKEAKAERIIICNDAIYQDDLRKTLLKQAAPPGIKVNVVNIDKAVSVYNNPKYQQDTVFYLFTNPADVLAIIEKGVPIKSINIGGMAYREGKTQITKAVSLDKNDVDAFNQLNDLNIKLDLRVVYSDPSIDFIKKINEIDIA; this is translated from the coding sequence ATGATTATTAACTTTGCACGAATTGATGACCGCCTTATCCATGGCCAAGTTACAACTGTTTGGGTAAAAGAAGCGAAAGCTGAGCGAATTATTATCTGTAATGACGCCATTTATCAAGATGATTTACGTAAGACATTACTAAAACAAGCCGCTCCTCCGGGGATTAAAGTTAACGTGGTGAATATTGATAAAGCCGTTTCAGTTTATAACAACCCTAAATATCAACAAGACACGGTATTTTATCTATTTACTAACCCCGCAGATGTATTAGCGATTATTGAAAAAGGTGTACCGATAAAATCGATTAACATTGGTGGCATGGCATATCGAGAAGGTAAAACCCAAATAACCAAAGCAGTATCATTAGATAAAAATGATGTAGACGCTTTTAATCAGCTAAACGATTTAAATATTAAGCTGGATTTAAGAGTTGTTTATAGTGATCCATCAATTGATTTTATAAAAAAAATTAATGAAATCGATATTGCTTAG
- a CDS encoding mannose/fructose/sorbose PTS transporter subunit IIA codes for MINIIMCGHGQLAIAMKDSIAMIYGDVDNIIAIDFKKDENREILVKKIADMINFDLDTLVIVDLFGGSPYNAAAELAFKSEKIELISGMSLPLCLEIVDNISDMSLSEITDYSVQIGKHCVQKFNKNIIKNEEEEDFI; via the coding sequence ATGATTAATATCATCATGTGCGGACATGGGCAATTAGCTATCGCGATGAAGGACTCAATAGCAATGATTTATGGCGATGTTGACAATATTATTGCCATTGATTTTAAAAAAGATGAAAACCGCGAAATATTAGTAAAAAAAATCGCTGATATGATTAATTTTGACCTTGATACTTTAGTTATCGTCGATTTATTTGGAGGCAGTCCCTATAACGCAGCAGCCGAACTTGCCTTTAAGTCGGAAAAAATTGAGCTAATCAGCGGTATGTCATTACCATTATGTTTAGAAATAGTTGATAACATATCAGATATGTCATTGAGTGAAATTACCGATTATTCGGTTCAAATAGGAAAGCATTGTGTACAAAAATTTAATAAAAATATCATCAAAAATGAAGAAGAGGAGGACTTTATATGA
- a CDS encoding sugar-binding transcriptional regulator translates to MPNDELKLLINIAQLYYEHNLTQAQISAKLGIYRTTISRLLKKAQQQQIVKFTINYNLCQTSLLEKQLKEYFKLHDVIVVDANTDDQSDIYLQKMGYAGAKYLQKIITDHDIIGFSWGSSLAAVAEQLDNSVHKEALCLPMVGGPAGKLTSQFHVNTIVYNVATKLHCRSLLMDFPAILEEKSLRDAIVKSQHYNQIASYWYKLTIAMFGIGSCNIANSSIWHGFYGDDDQIETLENKPIAGDICSRFFDHKGNIVQTNISDKIINITLEQLKIAKYRIGVAESTEKADAIIAAILGGYINVLITTKGTAESILTQLIPPD, encoded by the coding sequence ATGCCAAACGATGAGTTAAAATTATTAATTAATATCGCGCAGCTTTATTATGAGCATAATTTGACCCAAGCTCAAATTTCGGCAAAATTAGGAATTTATCGCACAACCATTAGTCGCCTATTAAAAAAAGCGCAACAACAACAAATTGTTAAATTTACAATTAACTACAACCTTTGCCAAACTTCATTACTAGAAAAACAGCTAAAAGAATATTTTAAATTGCATGACGTGATAGTCGTTGACGCTAATACTGATGACCAGTCGGATATTTATTTACAAAAAATGGGATATGCTGGGGCTAAGTACCTGCAAAAAATTATTACTGATCACGATATTATCGGTTTTTCATGGGGAAGTTCTCTTGCTGCCGTAGCCGAACAGCTTGATAATAGCGTACACAAAGAGGCCCTTTGTCTACCAATGGTTGGCGGTCCTGCAGGAAAATTAACCAGCCAGTTTCATGTTAATACTATTGTTTATAATGTCGCCACCAAATTACATTGCCGTTCTCTATTAATGGACTTCCCCGCCATTTTGGAAGAAAAATCATTACGAGATGCAATTGTAAAATCTCAACATTATAATCAGATTGCCTCTTACTGGTATAAATTGACGATCGCAATGTTTGGGATCGGCTCGTGTAATATTGCCAATAGTTCAATATGGCATGGTTTCTATGGTGATGATGATCAAATTGAAACCCTTGAAAATAAACCAATTGCAGGAGATATTTGTTCACGCTTCTTTGATCATAAAGGCAATATCGTACAAACGAATATTTCAGATAAAATTATCAATATTACCTTAGAGCAATTAAAAATAGCTAAGTATCGTATAGGCGTAGCAGAGTCTACTGAAAAAGCCGATGCGATTATTGCCGCCATTTTAGGCGGCTATATTAATGTTCTGATTACAACCAAAGGAACAGCCGAATCGATTCTAACGCAATTAATTCCTCCTGACTAA
- a CDS encoding IS1182 family transposase (programmed frameshift) codes for MLRKPTPATPEKIEQISLEALVPQNHLVRKIAKIIDFEFIRDAVASLYCKDNGRPAEDPVRLFKIMLLGYLFGIPSERRLVQEIQVNLAYRWFLGMGLTEKVIDASTLSQNRRRRFNDSDIYQQIFDNIVEQAIAKGLISGRILYSDSTHLKASANKGKACNEKRIIEPSQYINELNKAIEEERATHGKKPLAPRTETRYKAIKISTTDRESGFMHREGKPKGFFYLDHRTVDGKHNLITDTHVTAGNVHDSQPYLARLKRQVTRFNFAPVGVGLDAGYFTAPICHLLLAEQIYPVIGYRRPNHGANAIRKRQFIYDSQRDTYTCPNGQSLIYKTTSREGYRHYHSKAGVCKQCPLLSQCTQSKNSLKIITRHIWEADKEKANDIRLSKWGKKVYARRKETVERSFADAKQHHGHRYARFRGLAKVQMQCLLAATAQNIKKIALKLFLLLYFRSLLNGFNKISIKNRIYG; via the exons ATGCTTAGAAAACCGACACCAGCAACCCCTGAAAAAATAGAACAAATATCGCTCGAAGCCCTTGTTCCTCAAAACCACCTTGTCCGTAAAATTGCTAAGATTATTGATTTCGAATTTATTCGTGATGCAGTGGCGTCCCTTTATTGTAAGGATAATGGACGCCCGGCAGAAGATCCCGTCAGATTATTCAAAATTATGTTATTAGGTTATCTTTTCGGCATTCCCAGTGAGCGGCGATTGGTGCAAGAAATACAGGTTAACTTAGCTTATCGTTGGTTTTTGGGGATGGGATTAACCGAAAAAGTGATTGACGCGTCAACCCTAAGCCAAAATCGTCGACGTCGATTTAATGATAGTGACATTTATCAACAGATTTTTGATAATATTGTCGAGCAAGCTATCGCGAAAGGCTTAATTAGCGGCCGTATCTTATATTCGGATAGCACGCATCTTAAAGCCAGTGCCAATAAGGGAAAAGCATGTAATGAAAAGCGTATTATTGAGCCGAGCCAATATATTAATGAGTTAAATAAAGCAATTGAGGAAGAGCGGGCTACACATGGAAAAAAGCCTT TAGCGCCAAGGACGGAAACACGGTATAAAGCAATTAAAATCAGCACCACCGACCGAGAAAGCGGTTTTATGCATCGGGAAGGCAAACCTAAAGGGTTCTTTTATCTTGACCACCGAACGGTTGATGGTAAACATAATCTAATTACCGATACGCATGTTACGGCGGGAAATGTTCATGATTCTCAACCTTATCTTGCTCGGCTCAAACGGCAGGTCACTCGGTTTAACTTTGCGCCTGTTGGTGTGGGTCTTGATGCGGGGTATTTTACCGCCCCTATTTGCCATTTATTGTTAGCTGAGCAGATATATCCCGTAATCGGTTATCGCAGACCGAATCATGGTGCGAATGCCATACGAAAACGGCAGTTTATTTATGATAGTCAACGCGATACCTATACCTGCCCCAATGGGCAATCACTGATTTATAAAACGACAAGTCGAGAAGGTTACCGTCATTATCATTCTAAAGCAGGTGTTTGCAAGCAGTGTCCGTTATTATCACAGTGTACACAAAGTAAAAATAGTCTGAAAATCATTACTCGCCATATCTGGGAAGCCGATAAAGAAAAAGCGAATGATATTCGTCTAAGTAAATGGGGTAAAAAAGTTTATGCGAGACGAAAAGAGACCGTCGAGCGAAGTTTTGCTGACGCCAAACAACATCATGGACATCGTTATGCGAGATTTAGAGGGCTTGCTAAGGTTCAAATGCAGTGTTTGTTAGCCGCAACAGCACAAAATATAAAGAAAATAGCGCTAAAGCTATTTTTATTGCTCTATTTTAGGTCACTTTTGAATGGATTTAATAAAATTTCAATTAAAAATCGTATTTATGGCTAA
- a CDS encoding PilN domain-containing protein, which translates to MNYITFFIQPAGVTGIAVNIKSRKANIIIKQHMPIIDANNSDIVALELKTLTQQFLAVIGHKQKSKVIYRIIVADGKLMQSHLALPNIGLNKYEIERYIEGSLYKTFNTKQLLSYDYRLKTDNTKSLQLIIYAYQQILIKRYIELYEHTKLRFIGVTSSMITHDAISELDITEFDKIALLPTIAGINFLPWRDRKRKYNRVYFLVVIMVFFVLYGIAIWLWREHAYSSLDEQLRQNQLIHNELQQKTQQLALLINAHNTLLKLQANLAEQIASKEQFILLRSYLGLVSLTIPDGIWLSSLSYQKETLELKGESFLYADILIFLNLLEQHDKTQHYRIVSVKMQQHLLQFIIDAKPANLVQEYDD; encoded by the coding sequence TTGAACTATATTACTTTTTTTATACAACCGGCAGGTGTGACAGGCATTGCGGTTAACATTAAGTCAAGGAAAGCAAATATTATTATTAAGCAACACATGCCAATTATAGACGCTAATAATAGTGACATTGTTGCTTTAGAGCTAAAGACATTAACACAGCAATTTTTAGCTGTTATTGGGCATAAGCAAAAAAGTAAGGTCATTTATCGTATAATTGTGGCGGATGGTAAGCTTATGCAAAGTCATTTAGCGCTGCCTAATATTGGATTGAATAAGTATGAAATTGAGCGCTATATTGAAGGTTCATTATATAAAACGTTTAATACTAAACAATTACTCAGTTATGATTATCGACTTAAAACAGATAATACTAAAAGTCTGCAGCTAATCATTTATGCTTATCAACAGATTTTGATTAAACGCTATATTGAATTATACGAACACACAAAGCTGAGGTTTATTGGCGTTACCTCAAGCATGATTACTCATGATGCAATTAGCGAATTGGATATCACCGAGTTTGACAAAATAGCACTTTTACCTACGATAGCAGGTATTAATTTTTTACCTTGGCGTGATCGCAAGCGGAAATACAATAGAGTATATTTTTTAGTCGTAATCATGGTTTTTTTTGTTCTTTATGGCATCGCCATTTGGTTATGGCGTGAGCATGCTTACTCATCCTTAGATGAACAATTACGACAAAATCAACTGATTCATAACGAGTTGCAGCAAAAAACGCAGCAATTAGCATTATTAATTAATGCACATAATACCTTACTAAAACTTCAAGCAAATCTGGCGGAGCAAATAGCATCAAAAGAGCAATTTATTTTATTGAGAAGCTATTTGGGATTAGTCTCTTTAACTATTCCCGATGGGATATGGCTCAGTTCACTATCATATCAAAAAGAGACACTTGAACTTAAAGGGGAAAGTTTTTTATATGCTGATATTTTGATATTTTTAAATTTATTAGAACAGCATGATAAAACCCAGCACTACCGAATTGTATCGGTAAAAATGCAGCAACATTTACTGCAATTTATTATTGATGCTAAACCTGCGAATTTGGTGCAAGAGTATGATGATTGA
- a CDS encoding Cof-type HAD-IIB family hydrolase, which translates to MFHVVASDLDGTLLNPQHSLSDYTKKILQALRRENINFVFATGRHHIDVAQMRENMEIDAFMITSNGARVHDSKGNLIYSKSLEQDVAYEVAQVAMDDPLVYTHIYRGDDWLINKEDRYSLSFFNETNFKYRLFDPIDFATSDIAKIYFTISDITHYSHLVELKHSLKAKYGSQINVAFSTLNCLEVMGSEVSKGYALKAVVNKLGFTLQDSIAFGDGMNDFEMLSMVGKGCIMQNASDELKNSLPSLEIIGSNADEAVPHYLNKLFFNSAI; encoded by the coding sequence ATGTTTCACGTAGTTGCCTCAGATCTTGATGGTACATTATTAAATCCGCAACATTCTTTATCCGATTACACTAAGAAAATTTTGCAAGCTTTAAGACGAGAAAATATTAATTTTGTTTTTGCTACTGGTCGACACCATATTGACGTGGCTCAAATGCGTGAAAACATGGAAATAGACGCTTTTATGATCACATCTAATGGCGCCCGAGTTCATGATAGTAAAGGTAATTTAATTTATAGTAAAAGTCTCGAGCAAGATGTGGCTTATGAAGTTGCACAAGTTGCGATGGATGATCCACTCGTTTATACCCATATTTATCGTGGTGATGATTGGTTAATTAATAAAGAAGATAGGTATTCACTTAGCTTTTTTAATGAAACAAATTTTAAGTATCGATTATTTGATCCAATTGATTTTGCTACCTCAGATATTGCTAAAATTTATTTTACTATCAGTGATATTACTCATTATTCACATTTAGTGGAGCTAAAACATAGTTTAAAAGCTAAATATGGCTCACAAATTAATGTGGCTTTTTCGACCTTAAACTGTTTAGAAGTTATGGGAAGTGAAGTATCTAAAGGTTATGCATTAAAGGCTGTAGTGAATAAATTAGGTTTTACGCTACAAGATAGTATTGCCTTCGGTGATGGCATGAATGATTTTGAGATGTTATCGATGGTAGGTAAAGGCTGCATTATGCAAAATGCCAGTGATGAACTTAAAAATAGCTTACCTAGCTTAGAAATTATTGGTTCAAATGCAGATGAAGCTGTGCCTCATTATTTAAATAAACTCTTTTTTAATTCAGCGATTTAA
- the tusA gene encoding sulfurtransferase TusA, which yields MKIDRELDTLGLRCPEPIMLVRKTIRDMEIEQILHIIADDPATVRDIPGFCRHMEHKLIDCQIEQKPYHYWIKKQ from the coding sequence ATGAAAATAGATCGAGAACTTGATACATTAGGGCTACGTTGCCCTGAACCAATTATGCTGGTAAGAAAAACCATTCGAGATATGGAAATTGAGCAAATTTTGCATATTATTGCTGATGATCCGGCAACCGTGAGAGATATTCCTGGATTTTGCCGACACATGGAGCATAAATTGATTGATTGCCAAATAGAGCAAAAACCCTATCATTATTGGATTAAGAAGCAGTAA
- a CDS encoding metal ABC transporter substrate-binding protein, with amino-acid sequence MTLCNRSLIKYNIFSALFFSLLIVISCHVNAEQKKLKVITTFTIIQDIAQNIAGEAAIVESITVPGAEIHEYEPTPKDLVKAQSADLILWNGLNLERWFERFFQDIKNVPSVIVTEGISPMPIQEGSYKGNPNPHAWMSPSEGLIYVENIRKALVKYDPNNADIYNQNATNYIEKIKAMDLPLRHKLAEIPKDQRWLLTSEGAFSYLARDYDFNEAYLWPINAEQQGTPKQVKTVIDLVRKYNIPVIFSESTISDKPAIQVSRETGIKYGGVLYVDSLSKQDGPVPTYIDLLTVTVATIAKGYE; translated from the coding sequence ATGACACTATGCAATCGTAGTTTGATAAAATATAATATTTTTTCTGCTTTGTTCTTTTCGCTACTGATTGTGATTAGCTGTCATGTTAATGCTGAACAAAAAAAGCTTAAAGTAATTACAACATTTACTATTATTCAAGATATCGCACAAAATATTGCTGGAGAGGCTGCTATTGTTGAATCAATTACTGTACCAGGAGCAGAAATTCATGAATACGAACCAACCCCAAAAGATCTTGTCAAAGCCCAATCAGCTGACTTAATTCTATGGAATGGCTTAAACCTAGAGCGCTGGTTTGAGCGATTTTTTCAAGATATTAAAAATGTACCCTCAGTAATAGTGACAGAAGGCATTTCCCCAATGCCTATTCAAGAAGGCAGCTACAAAGGTAATCCGAATCCCCATGCTTGGATGTCTCCAAGTGAAGGACTTATTTACGTTGAAAATATCCGTAAAGCTTTGGTTAAATATGATCCTAATAACGCGGATATTTATAATCAAAACGCGACAAATTACATTGAAAAAATAAAAGCGATGGACTTACCATTACGGCATAAGTTAGCAGAAATTCCTAAAGATCAGCGTTGGTTGCTTACCAGTGAAGGAGCATTTAGCTATTTAGCGCGAGATTATGATTTTAACGAGGCCTATTTGTGGCCTATCAATGCTGAGCAACAAGGAACGCCGAAACAAGTTAAGACCGTCATTGATTTGGTCAGAAAATATAATATTCCCGTCATCTTTAGTGAAAGCACTATTTCAGATAAACCAGCGATACAGGTGAGCCGTGAAACGGGTATTAAGTATGGCGGTGTGCTTTATGTCGATTCATTATCCAAGCAAGATGGACCTGTTCCCACTTATATTGACTTATTGACCGTAACGGTTGCAACTATTGCTAAAGGTTATGAATGA
- a CDS encoding ATP-binding cassette domain-containing protein, whose protein sequence is MMNNSNDPMTLNIDDITVTYNNGHTAIHNTSFKLNGGTICALVGINGSGKSTLFKSIMGMVKPRSGSVTLNNLSVTKALKQNIIAYVPQTEEVDWDFPVLVSDVVMMGRYGRMSFLRIPSKEDKKQVDIALERVNMSALKNRQIGELSGGQKKRVFLARALAQQGKVLLLDEPFTGVDVKTENAIIDLLKALKMEGHLILVSTHNLGSVPEFCDQVVLFNRTVLAQGPTKTTFTPQNLMTTFGGALRYLSLSGDKLHDDEDPRVVSVLTDDERAAVFYGEGHDDSPHHNLLHESLRKK, encoded by the coding sequence ATGATGAACAACTCAAATGATCCGATGACATTAAATATTGATGATATCACTGTTACCTACAATAATGGCCATACCGCGATTCATAATACTAGCTTTAAACTCAATGGTGGGACTATTTGTGCGCTGGTTGGCATTAATGGTAGCGGAAAATCGACACTATTTAAAAGCATTATGGGAATGGTTAAACCTCGAAGCGGTAGTGTCACACTCAATAATCTATCGGTCACTAAAGCGCTAAAGCAAAATATTATTGCTTACGTGCCACAAACCGAAGAAGTTGACTGGGATTTTCCTGTTTTAGTCTCTGATGTCGTCATGATGGGGCGTTATGGGCGTATGTCATTTCTACGGATCCCCTCCAAAGAAGATAAAAAGCAAGTAGACATAGCGCTAGAGCGCGTCAATATGTCGGCGCTAAAAAATAGGCAAATTGGTGAACTTTCTGGCGGACAAAAAAAACGGGTATTTTTAGCTAGGGCACTGGCTCAACAAGGCAAAGTATTATTGCTAGATGAGCCTTTTACTGGAGTTGATGTTAAGACTGAAAATGCAATTATCGATTTATTAAAAGCATTAAAAATGGAAGGACATCTTATTTTAGTGTCTACCCATAACTTAGGTAGTGTCCCCGAATTTTGTGATCAGGTAGTACTATTTAATCGCACTGTACTGGCACAAGGGCCGACTAAAACCACGTTTACCCCGCAGAACTTGATGACTACATTTGGTGGAGCATTACGCTATTTAAGCCTTTCCGGCGATAAATTGCATGACGACGAGGATCCAAGGGTGGTTTCTGTATTGACCGATGATGAAAGAGCGGCAGTTTTTTATGGTGAAGGGCACGATGATTCACCCCACCACAACTTGCTGCATGAATCACTGAGGAAAAAATAA
- a CDS encoding metal ABC transporter permease: MWELLLEPFQYQYMLKAIWASCLVGSACAFLSAYLMLKGWSLMGDALSHSVVPGVAGAYALGLPYSIGAFFTGFLAAISITIIRYFSRLKEDAIIGFIFSTFFAFGLLIISLNPTSVNINAIIMGNILTIADEDLWQVEIIIAASLLLLILLWKDLLVAFFDEIHARSIGLSPLKLKIIFFTILSACTVAALQTVGAILVIAMVITPGATAYLLTNRFSRLLIIAVLIGFFSSGIGAWLSYYLDGATGGVIITLQTIIFLLAFLFAPQHGLIPNRLRIRKQLNNKEYS, from the coding sequence ATGTGGGAACTATTATTAGAGCCTTTTCAGTATCAATACATGCTAAAAGCAATCTGGGCAAGTTGTTTAGTTGGCTCTGCGTGTGCTTTTTTATCTGCTTATCTGATGTTAAAAGGGTGGTCATTGATGGGCGATGCTTTATCGCACTCAGTGGTGCCGGGGGTAGCAGGGGCTTATGCTTTGGGATTACCTTATTCTATCGGCGCATTCTTTACCGGTTTTTTGGCAGCGATCTCAATTACGATCATTCGTTATTTTAGTCGACTAAAAGAGGATGCGATTATTGGTTTCATTTTTTCCACTTTTTTTGCTTTTGGTCTTTTAATTATTTCTCTAAACCCAACCTCAGTGAATATTAACGCCATTATTATGGGAAACATTTTAACCATTGCTGATGAAGATTTATGGCAGGTAGAAATTATTATAGCCGCATCATTATTGCTATTAATTTTATTGTGGAAAGACTTATTGGTTGCTTTTTTTGATGAAATTCATGCGCGTTCGATTGGTCTATCACCTTTAAAGCTAAAAATTATTTTTTTTACTATTTTAAGTGCTTGTACCGTTGCAGCCTTACAAACAGTGGGAGCAATTTTAGTTATTGCTATGGTGATCACACCAGGTGCAACAGCTTATTTATTAACTAATCGCTTTTCTCGGTTATTAATTATTGCCGTTTTAATTGGTTTTTTTTCTAGCGGTATTGGCGCATGGCTTAGTTACTATCTTGACGGGGCAACAGGTGGCGTGATTATTACCTTACAAACGATCATCTTTTTATTAGCATTTCTATTTGCTCCTCAGCATGGTTTAATCCCTAACCGTTTACGCATTCGCAAACAGCTAAATAATAAGGAGTATTCTTGA
- a CDS encoding metal ABC transporter permease, which translates to MEWLNFIIEPLSYPFMQRAIIVAITTGFVCAILSCFLVLKGWSLMGDAISHAVLPGIVLAYLGGIPIIIGAFASGFFCSLATGYIKQNCRVKEDTVMGIVYSGMFAFGLVLFSKVDTEQHLNHILFGSVLGTTHSELIQIVIIALIVSVVTLIKRKDLMLFCFDPVQAKVVGLPTRLLHYGLLTFLALTIVASLQAVGVILVIAMLIAPGIIAFLLSKRFERMLVIAILVSIISCILGTLISYHFSASTSACIVLIQALMFILAQSYRLMVDYRFSLLHRKKLIE; encoded by the coding sequence ATGGAATGGTTAAATTTTATTATTGAACCATTAAGCTACCCTTTTATGCAAAGAGCAATTATTGTTGCCATTACGACCGGATTCGTCTGCGCTATCTTATCTTGCTTTCTTGTCTTAAAAGGCTGGTCATTAATGGGGGATGCGATTTCTCATGCAGTTTTGCCGGGTATCGTTTTAGCTTATCTAGGAGGTATTCCCATTATTATTGGTGCATTTGCTTCTGGTTTTTTTTGTTCTTTGGCAACCGGTTACATTAAACAAAATTGCCGAGTAAAAGAAGATACCGTAATGGGGATTGTCTATTCTGGTATGTTTGCTTTTGGTTTAGTCTTGTTTTCCAAGGTCGATACTGAGCAACATCTTAATCATATTTTGTTTGGTAGCGTGTTAGGCACCACTCATAGTGAGCTTATTCAAATCGTTATTATTGCACTGATTGTATCGGTAGTGACACTTATAAAACGCAAAGATTTAATGCTATTTTGTTTTGATCCTGTCCAAGCAAAAGTTGTTGGTTTGCCGACAAGGCTGCTACATTATGGTTTATTAACATTTCTTGCTCTAACGATTGTGGCATCGTTGCAAGCAGTCGGTGTGATCTTGGTTATTGCCATGTTAATTGCGCCAGGTATTATTGCATTTTTATTATCTAAGCGGTTTGAGCGAATGCTAGTTATTGCGATTTTAGTGTCCATAATTTCTTGTATTTTAGGTACCTTAATTAGTTATCACTTTAGCGCCAGTACCAGTGCTTGCATCGTGTTGATTCAAGCGTTAATGTTTATTTTAGCTCAAAGCTATCGGCTCATGGTAGATTATCGATTTAGTCTTTTGCATAGAAAAAAGCTCATTGAATAG